AACATCTTTTGACTCTGGCTGAAAGATTTGTTTCTCTTCCCCCACAGGTCAAAGACGTGCCATTTCAGATGTACACAGTTTCAAAACTGTGTCATTGGGACCCATAGTTATAAATTAACAAAATCCTAATAAAAGTGATTTTTATAAGTTCACATTTGACTTCTTGTCTTCTTGGAAATGTTACCCTAGAGGTGGAGGTGTGATGTTGAATTTAGAGAATTGATTTTTATAATGGTATCATTAGGAAGGCTTGTGAGCTGAaatttctgtttgctgttgttagtataatttttctgttgttaagGCAAAAggcctattattattattattttttttttttaatgggataAGGTCTCACTGAAAGTTTAAGGGGTTCATTCCAGTGATACACTTAAACTAGTTTGTTTTCAAAGTTAGCCAGTGGATGCAGCAAGTTTATATTTCAAGGTTTTTGTAGATAGTCCAGACTCACAAGCCTTCTCACACATCAGGCCACAAGCAAATGGTTTAATGTGAAAAGAAAGCAGGAACAATTTACGGTGTGTGTTCATACTTTTGTCCACTGTCATGTGGCCTGCAATACCAGTATCATCTTTAAGTTATAGttgttaaaatgcaaattttagTTTCATGGAATAAACAAACTGTAATCTGATACTTGTTTGTTGCTTAAAGTTTTAAAGACTCTTGCTGTTTTGCATGTGGATGCCAAATCTAGGATGCCTTTGGGATTTTTGTATCATTTAATcattaaaaagtatttaaaacactttcccaaaaaaaaaaaaaaaaaaaaaaaagttagagaCTGTGAGAGTTATTGGGTGGGAGAGGGATAGTGAATCTTTCAGGAAACACTACTTTAGAGCAGGTGTCATAATAATGATCATAATTAAACCAATTACATGAATGTGATGTGTTGAAAATGCATCTTCCTTCTTTATTcaccaaaacatttttactaCCTTCCCTCCCTTCAACAAGAAAATTTCTGATAATTCCAATAACTTCTCCACAGTCCCTTACTCTGAGTAATCCAGGCCTCACCATTAGTTTCCAACAGGGACTGTTTGGTGAGAGCAGTTCAGAGGGGTCTGGACTGTAAGAGTAACCAGAACATTGTTTCTGGAATTACAGGCTCTTCTCTCTGAGCTCTACAAATTAAGTTTCATTAATCTCCATTGTATTGAGgaggcagcaaaaaaaacatttaaactgaaaattcaaTATTAATCCTCTGAACAAACAATTTATGAAACAGCTTCTTGCAGCTCTAAGTGCATTTATCTATATACAAATGTCACCTATTGTTGATCTGGCCAATCTGCAACAGCTCTCCCATGGAAGGGAACAGGAATGCTAGTTATAATAGTTGAGGTCATACAGACCCGAAGTATGCCAGAATTCACTCTACCGACTGGCTGTAGAGTAGGCCGACATGATGTAATGCAGGTTGGAAAGCAAAAGGGCATATTtgaagctctgacacacatctTAAAGAGGGGGgggtggaaaaacaaaaaacaaaaacaaactggacaATATATTTTAAGAAATTTTATTTAGATGTTTGATTCTAATAGAATTATAGGTCCAGACGAGATCTGCCTCTTGTAGCTAGAGTCTGTATTTCTTCGCTCTGGAAATGAAACAAGTGATTAAGTGAATGTTGGACTAAACAACGTTTCTGTCCATCATTATACATTTGGACTCACTCTTACCCCTTTTTACTCCGTTTATCCCTTGATATCTAGAGTTACTCATGCCTGTAGGATGCACACACTGGCCTTTGCAGGCACCGTCTGCTCGGCTGTTTGTGTCACAAATCACTGCATCACAGTGGACATAGATCtgtggacagacagaaggaTGTAGCATGGAGGGCTACATGCATCTGTTTTACGTGCTGTGGCCAGCACATGCTGCATTTGGAATATTTTTACCTCATCTTTCAGGACTTCTTCATCTTTAGTGAAGGTGAACATCTTACTGGAGAAGCGTTTGACGTGGGATGGGACAGTAACTCTGGCATCGCTTACAACAGGATGAAAGATGGTCACATAGCTGTCATCTGGGTTTTCACAGCTGGTGAAAAGATGCCAACGAATGAAATTATTATAGCacttttaaaattacattaaagCCATTTAATCAAGTGACAGTACTTTGACAAGAAAAGCGACTTGAAGTCTCAGTCTTGGTATCGTTTTCAATGTCATCAAGAAAATGTAGGTACTTTGAGATTATACTATCTATTACCTGTCCACAATAATATCCCAGCTGGGCAGAGACATCCTGTCTTCATGAAGAGTAGCCCAACAGTTCTCTAAGATGAGCTCCAACTGGGGGTCAGTGGATTGCATCAGCTCCACCTCAAAATACAGAGGCTGTCTCAGATATTTCACTACTGGATAATCTTCTGGTTGATAGAAGATTTCATATGATGAATCTGAAGGAGAACAGTCCCATTTGAGACAAGATATGTCATTCAAAAACTTGTGTGTATTGACAATGTATTGTTTGTCAACAAGACGAGGGTTGTCCATTAGTCAAATTCAATCTTGCCTTGGGCTAGCCTCATTTGCACCATCAGCTGTCCTGACCCGATCTCTGCTGCAGGGTCGGCGCTTCTTGGTTTGTAGTTGAACGCAACAGTCTGAGTCTCATTGACCACATAGTAACAAGAAACCGTTTGCctgcagaagagaaaaaataaagtaaataaataaatgggagAAGTTAACCTCAGATTAGTTCATCTGGATCAAAGATCGGATGACGCTTCCTACCTGTAGTCAGGATCAATTGGCGATGTGTAGGCTGCTCCTTTGTTGTCATTATTGAAATACAGAccaatttcattttcatacagcaTGTAGTGGTCAAagaactttttaaaaagaagaaaaaagacaggaagcatTAAAGTATTTAACAAAAGGGACTTCCACTTCTATAATTAAGGCGGCAGTAACTTACTGTTCTAGTGGTCCCACAGGAATCAGCACTGAACAAGAAATAAGCAAAGCGATCGTCGCTGAAAACTGGTTTGCAGGACTGGTCCTTTAGAGTCAGCAAACCTGGAACAAGATTCGGCACAGACTCCACCTTCACAGCCAGAGCGGTCATTGTTCCATTCGGGAAGCACTCTAAGGGTAACAGGAGACGATTTGTTAGTAAAATATTTTGTAGCCAAAACAGTAGAAATCTTAGTTTTCTTTACATCTTACTAGTTGTCGTCAGGGGGAAACTGCAGGCAAAATAGAGATCACCGAGCACCCAGTTGTTGTCTGGATCCCACAGTAGCATGTCAAGTCTGGCTCTGACTGAATCAGAGGTAATAACCTAAAAGACAAAGTGACGTTATCCAGTGCAGATGGAATTAAGCTAGTTTGCAAGTCCTTTACTTCACCTACCTCAAACACAGTGCCCTTGGCCGTGTAGGGCACCACAAGGCTGAAGTGTGTGCCATTTTCTTGGAAGTTGTAAGCCTCACCCAGCTCAGGGGTTAGCTGCTGAGCCCCGACCATGGTCTGGAAGCTGGGACCTTGACTCCCATATTTCACTTGGACATAAAATACATTCTGGTCACAAGTGCCAGTGATGGTGGGTAGCACTAAAGAAcggaggaaaaaataaataagtagcTTGCATAGCTTTTGCTTCCATCTGTTTTGGGTGAAGTTTCAGTTCACATGTAACTGTGGAAAAAGCAGCTATCATGAACAAgttaacaaaagcaaacaaatcaagGTGGTCTCACCAACATCCTGCAATGACGCCTGCAAATCCACTGGGTGGGCAAAAGGAGTTTCTTCAGGCAGAATGAGAAACCCAAAGACCAAAGGCAGGGAGTAGACTGTAACCAAGGGTTCAGGATTCTGCAGAattggggtgggtggggggaaggaaggaaggtaagaagggggaaaaaaatggtcATGGCCACAGAACACAACTGAAGAAGCAAGCTCTATGAGTGGAATTTTGCACATCATTTCACATACATGTCTCAGCACAACATCAGCATCAAAGGGCACTTGCAAAGAGAAGCTCTTTGTTCCATTGGGGAAGCTGTGCTCATGCACAGCGAAGCCTCTGGCATTGCATTCCTCAACAGTGAGAACCCCAGTGGAAAAGGTGATGTTGCTGAGCTCCACATCATGAAGAAATGTTCCCAAGTGAAAGCTGAACATCCTGTTCTCTGGGACCGTATCTGAGGAACAGAAAGTGGCAGATTTATACCTTTTCTCTCACTCATGACTTAATTTCTCTTTGtctcaaacagaaaaataggACTTACTGTCTTTAACCTGGGGAGGTCTGAGCATCAGAGGGGTAGTAATAGGGAACAAAACCTTGTATCTGGTATTATCTTGGGTGTCATCTGTCTGCCACAGAACCTCAAGCATGGGCTCCACACTGTAGGTGATGTGGTACTGGTAATCTGGGGCATGGCTCTGCAATTATTCATggcattttaataaaacatgcaaatggACCAGTGACCTGAGTCCTGCATAGTAAATCTATACACTTTCAAACCTTGTAGTAACCATCGGGCGCGCCCACTGGGATCTCGATGATGATGTGAAAATCAGAGGCAGATAGAGTGTACCCTCGTGCGGCCATCTGAGATTTATCAAGCCTCTGCCCGTTGATGCCCATGTGCATTTCTAGGACTTTAAAGCTGCCACCTATCAGGGGGGTCACACGGCGAGGTACGTGCCAGGAGATTACATCCTCGGTGAAGAGGACGCCACCTGTTCAGGGTAAAACAACTGCTGACCAAACTGCACATAGACTTCAAAATGATCTTTGCTGCACAGATTGCACAGACTCACCTGTGGGACAAGCAGCTGCCAAGTTCACAACACTCAGACCGTGTGGTGCCCTGTAGTAAGCGCTCACCCTGAAAACCTCCATGGGGACTCCAGCCACCTGAAAGTGGTGTTTAAATGTCATTAATgagaaggaggaaaataaatcaatactGAGGAAGGGGGTGTGCTGCTTACATCCTCAGAATACGTTTCTGCTGTATTATACGGGCTTCGCACAACCAGCCGAGATGAAGTGGCCATGGCAGCATAGCCAGCTTGTTCGGCCTCCCTCAGCACCATCACCACTGGTTCTGGAGTGAAAAACGTCAACTTCCAGATACCAGGTGCCTCCCCTGACGCctaaagacaaaaataacaaacaccCCTCCACAACTTATCTTTCTCATCAACTTATGTTTGCATCTCTCCCATTGGAAGGGGATGCCAAATGGTGCAAGTTAAAGAGCAAAGTGAACTgtgactgatttaaaaaaaaaaaaaaaaaaaaaaaagcaacatacACCAGGAACGCCATTGATTTTGGAGTCATCTTTAACATCCTGAGCCTGCCCCTTAGCTTCAGCATCAGGTGTAGCCATGTGGTTTGACACCTAAGACAGGAAATACCAGATTGATCAGTTTTCAGtaacacacaccaaagcactaCAGCCATCAATGTAAAGTGACCTACTTCTATGTAGTTCCTGTCACAGAGAACCTCTTTGGAGGCCCACTGAGAGTAGCTGCATGTCTGAGTCACATCATGACTGGCCACGTCTGATGGACTCTGGCCGTACATTCGAAGTCTCAAACCAATATCAAAAGTTGTGTCATCCtataaattaaaacacaaaaagacatgGATGAAGGCAGAGAATGTACTATGTAAAACACAggggtagattttttttttttttttttaaagaactgaaaTGAATCAATTGAGTaatcaatttaaaaagaaattgttagtttttttttcaggcaaaaaccCAACCTTTTATTTGCTTCCAGCTTGAtgaacaaagttttttttttttaaatatcttcacaaactgaatattttcaggttaaggacaaaacaagtcatttgAAGACCTCACATTGGACCTGTGagcattttctgacatttgtggACCAAACAATTCTCTGATTTGAGAATAGTTGAATGATAAATAGATGGAAAATGATCAGTAGCAGCGctaatatttttacatttgttctCTTCACAGTAAACAGATTTACTTGGTATCCTGTAAGATGTACACAGGGAGTGGGAAGGAAAAAGCGGCAATGAAAACACTAGTTGGAGGTtagtttttcagtctttgtgaaGCACCAAATCGGAAACTCCTGTCTGCCTGCATAATTATGTCATCACAG
This genomic stretch from Toxotes jaculatrix isolate fToxJac2 chromosome 19, fToxJac2.pri, whole genome shotgun sequence harbors:
- the LOC121199643 gene encoding uncharacterized protein LOC121199643 isoform X2, producing MPNLLWNFLMAAVIIVGQARPNMKLNLQSSSGLRSDCAGNLMRLSLDKALAVGNQLEVEAVNGSQHIALTPSLAAQCGYSMESDPWGNTRIYTSLMGCYVDKKDDTTFDIGLRLRMYGQSPSDVASHDVTQTCSYSQWASKEVLCDRNYIEVSNHMATPDAEAKGQAQDVKDDSKINGVPGASGEAPGIWKLTFFTPEPVVMVLREAEQAGYAAMATSSRLVVRSPYNTAETYSEDVAGVPMEVFRVSAYYRAPHGLSVVNLAAACPTGGVLFTEDVISWHVPRRVTPLIGGSFKVLEMHMGINGQRLDKSQMAARGYTLSASDFHIIIEIPVGAPDGYYKSHAPDYQYHITYSVEPMLEVLWQTDDTQDNTRYKVLFPITTPLMLRPPQVKDNTVPENRMFSFHLGTFLHDVELSNITFSTGVLTVEECNARGFAVHEHSFPNGTKSFSLQVPFDADVVLRHNPEPLVTVYSLPLVFGFLILPEETPFAHPVDLQASLQDVVLPTITGTCDQNVFYVQVKYGSQGPSFQTMVGAQQLTPELGEAYNFQENGTHFSLVVPYTAKGTVFEVITSDSVRARLDMLLWDPDNNWVLGDLYFACSFPLTTTKCFPNGTMTALAVKVESVPNLVPGLLTLKDQSCKPVFSDDRFAYFLFSADSCGTTRTFFDHYMLYENEIGLYFNNDNKGAAYTSPIDPDYRQTVSCYYVVNETQTVAFNYKPRSADPAAEIGSGQLMVQMRLAQDSSYEIFYQPEDYPVVKYLRQPLYFEVELMQSTDPQLELILENCWATLHEDRMSLPSWDIIVDSCENPDDSYVTIFHPVVSDARVTVPSHVKRFSSKMFTFTKDEEVLKDEIYVHCDAVICDTNSRADGACKGQCVHPTGMSNSRYQGINGVKRERRNTDSSYKRQISSGPIILLESNI
- the LOC121199643 gene encoding uncharacterized protein LOC121199643 isoform X1: MRRLENILLWNFLMAAVIIVGQARPNMKLNLQSSSGLRSDCAGNLMRLSLDKALAVGNQLEVEAVNGSQHIALTPSLAAQCGYSMESDPWGNTRIYTSLMGCYVDKKDDTTFDIGLRLRMYGQSPSDVASHDVTQTCSYSQWASKEVLCDRNYIEVSNHMATPDAEAKGQAQDVKDDSKINGVPGASGEAPGIWKLTFFTPEPVVMVLREAEQAGYAAMATSSRLVVRSPYNTAETYSEDVAGVPMEVFRVSAYYRAPHGLSVVNLAAACPTGGVLFTEDVISWHVPRRVTPLIGGSFKVLEMHMGINGQRLDKSQMAARGYTLSASDFHIIIEIPVGAPDGYYKSHAPDYQYHITYSVEPMLEVLWQTDDTQDNTRYKVLFPITTPLMLRPPQVKDNTVPENRMFSFHLGTFLHDVELSNITFSTGVLTVEECNARGFAVHEHSFPNGTKSFSLQVPFDADVVLRHNPEPLVTVYSLPLVFGFLILPEETPFAHPVDLQASLQDVVLPTITGTCDQNVFYVQVKYGSQGPSFQTMVGAQQLTPELGEAYNFQENGTHFSLVVPYTAKGTVFEVITSDSVRARLDMLLWDPDNNWVLGDLYFACSFPLTTTKCFPNGTMTALAVKVESVPNLVPGLLTLKDQSCKPVFSDDRFAYFLFSADSCGTTRTFFDHYMLYENEIGLYFNNDNKGAAYTSPIDPDYRQTVSCYYVVNETQTVAFNYKPRSADPAAEIGSGQLMVQMRLAQDSSYEIFYQPEDYPVVKYLRQPLYFEVELMQSTDPQLELILENCWATLHEDRMSLPSWDIIVDSCENPDDSYVTIFHPVVSDARVTVPSHVKRFSSKMFTFTKDEEVLKDEIYVHCDAVICDTNSRADGACKGQCVHPTGMSNSRYQGINGVKRERRNTDSSYKRQISSGPIILLESNI
- the LOC121199643 gene encoding uncharacterized protein LOC121199643 isoform X3 — protein: MRRLENILLWNFLMAAVIIVGQARPNMKLNLQSSSGLRSDCAGNLMRLSLDKALAVGNQLEVEAVNGSQHIALTPSLAAQCGYSMESDPWGNTRIYTSLMGCYVDKKDDTTFDIGLRLRMYGQSPSDVASHDVTQTCSYSQWASKEVLCDRNYIEVSNHMATPDAEAKGQAQDVKDDSKINGVPGASGEAPGIWKLTFFTPEPVVMVLREAEQAGYAAMATSSRLVVRSPYNTAETYSEDVAGVPMEVFRVSAYYRAPHGLSVVNLAAACPTGGVLFTEDVISWHVPRRVTPLIGGSFKVLEMHMGINGQRLDKSQMAARGYTLSASDFHIIIEIPVGAPDGYYKSHAPDYQYHITYSVEPMLEVLWQTDDTQDNTRYKVLFPITTPLMLRPPQVKDNTVPENRMFSFHLGTFLHDVELSNITFSTGVLTVEECNARGFAVHEHSFPNGTKSFSLQVPFDADVVLRHNPEPLVTVYSLPLVFGFLILPEETPFAHPVDLQASLQDVVLPTITGTCDQNVFYVQVKYGSQGPSFQTMVGAQQLTPELGEAYNFQENGTHFSLVVPYTAKGTVFEVITSDSVRARLDMLLWDPDNNWVLGDLYFACSFPLTTTKCFPNGTMTALAVKVESVPNLVPGLLTLKDQSCKPVFSDDRFAYFLFSADSCGTTRTFFDHYMLYENEIGLYFNNDNKGAAYTSPIDPDYRQTVSCYYVVNETQTVAFNYKPRSADPAAEIGSGQLMVQMRLAQDSSYEIFYQPEDYPVVKYLRQPLYFEVELMQSTDPQLELILENCWATLHEDRMSLPSWDIIVDSCENPDDSYVTIFHPVVSDARVTVPSHVKRFSSKMFTFTKDEEVLKDEEPKSVLIVGIT